AATTTCTTAAACATGCTATCTGGTTACCATCGCATAAGATCGGCTCACATTATAGCTTACATATCCAATCTACGTCGCGGTTTGTTGTCCAACAAAAACTTGGGATTGAGAATAACTTAAGAAGCATGCATACGGTGCCCTAAAAAGGAAATAGACTCACCTTTGTGGCCATCGTGTTTGAGGACAAGAAGATCCACAGTTTCGAGGTGAATGATTGCAGAGAGTTCGAGAGAGCAGTTGTTGTTGTTGAACTCGACACCCTTCTGGTAAGGACACACTGTCTGTGCTTCTTGGAGGGCTAAGGTGATGCAGGCCCAGCAGGATGAGAAGTTTGTGCCGTTGTGGCAGTGTGATACAGCGTACATGCCGTCCCCAGTGTCATGGTTGGCGTAGCGGCCGAGCATGGAGGCCGTCTTGTTCGGGAGAATGGCCATGAAGGCGCGGATGTTTGCTTCATAGTTGCTGCTGGCTGTGCGATTGCCTTGGCCAGTGCAGATGATGTTACTGTTGGCAGCAAGCGGCAAGACTAGGATGGCGAAGGAAAGGAGGTAGAAACGGTGCCACATCCCCATGGACATAGTGTGGTGTGTACAGCGATATGAAGTTTAGCAACTATTACACGTACAGGGTGTCTATAATATCAGAATTGATTCACCAGTCTAGCCATGAAGATGAGAGGGTCTGGAAATTGTTCGAGTAGACGGGATGTATAATACTGTAGTTGGTTTGGAGGGATAACGTTGAGGAAGGGGCACCAGGTGTGTGAAAGAGCCAAAAAAAGTATTGTCAAAGAACTTCAGTCTTTGCTAGTTACAAGGAAAATTGCTATGAAACGCTGATTCCAAGGGGATTACTTTACAAAGAGCACAAGAGATCGTTAACTACAAGGAGTTAGTTATACAAAGTATCATTTGTCCCATGCGATCGTGATTTGTGGTTTGGTCAAAATACCCTACTGACTAAAATTTCATTCTCTATTCTTTCTCATTGTCTTCATAGTATCTTCTAATGACCTTGATTGTGAAGCTAGAGAAGGCTGGGATAAACTTAAATTGCCAACTACTTTTGGGGATACCGTGCTCTGCTCATAGTAGCTTCCGTTGCTTTATGTATTTACTTTCATGCTTTCGTCTCTTACGATGCAAATTCTGCTATTACTCATTTTATTCTAGCCAGTGATAGCAGGTACGGGGAACACATGAGCTGCTAGTGAATACTCTGCTTTGCATATGTTGATCTATTGCATAATTCCAGATAGTGCCATAACACAACTAAGCCCTTTAAGTGAAGATTTACTTTAGGGGAACCACGCACTGTTTCTATGAGGGTATAGGCGAGCTATGCTCTGCATTTCTTacgggaagaactatgctctgTTGTCGATATCCGCTGCCATTTTCCTATTCTGCCAATTTGACCCATGCTCGCACCAATTGTCTTTGCATAATAATTCAAATAAGTCACTACGTGAGAAATGAGCCCATGTAATGTCGAAACCAGTGAACCTAACCAAGGCATTAAGAGTTTACTTGCTAATCAGTTAGGGTTGTGTAATCAGAAATTGTGCCCAGCTAAACCTCTATTTCTAGGTAGTTGGGATTACATACATATCCAGAGATGCAGATCGAAGAATTGGGTGAAAACGACCGAGTGAGTGAAGCGGATGTTGGA
This region of Lolium perenne isolate Kyuss_39 chromosome 2, Kyuss_2.0, whole genome shotgun sequence genomic DNA includes:
- the LOC127333237 gene encoding cysteine-rich receptor-like protein kinase 10; translation: MSMGMWHRFYLLSFAILVLPLAANSNIICTGQGNRTASSNYEANIRAFMAILPNKTASMLGRYANHDTGDGMYAVSHCHNGTNFSSCWACITLALQEAQTVCPYQKGVEFNNNNCSLELSAIIHLETVDLLVLKHDGHKEGFSAMRNVSMAIENIMALVFQAVGFACLFFLLRQDWHDRKNRSMMHPSDPPSEEK